A single region of the Eublepharis macularius isolate TG4126 chromosome 14, MPM_Emac_v1.0, whole genome shotgun sequence genome encodes:
- the AP3M2 gene encoding AP-3 complex subunit mu-2, giving the protein MIHSLFLINSSGDIFLEKHWKSVVSRSVCDYFFEAQERASEAENVPPVIPTPHHYLLSVYRHKIFFVAVIQTEVPPLFVIEFLHRVVDTFQDYFGVCSEVVIKDNVVVVYEVLEEMLDNGFPLATESNILKELIKPPTILRTVVNTITGSTNVGEQLPTGQLSVVPWRRTGVKYTNNEAYFDVIEEIDAIIDKSGSTITAEIQGVIDACVKLTGMPDLTLSFMNPRLLDDVSFHPCVRFKRWESERILSFIPPDGNFRLLSYHVSAQNLVAIPVYVKHNISFRDSSSLGRFEITVGPKQTMGKTVEGVTVASQMPKGVLNMTLTPSQGTHTFDPVTKLLSWDVGKINPQKLPSLKGTMSLQAGASKPDENPTINLHFKIQQLAISGLKVNRLDMYGEKYKPFKGIKYMTKAGKFQVRT; this is encoded by the exons ATGATCCACAGCCTCTTCCTGATTAACTCATCCGGGGACATCTTCCTGGAGAAGCACTGGAAAAGTGTGGTCAGTCGCTCAGTCTGTGACTACTTCTTTGAGGCCCAAGAGCGAGCTTCGGAGGCAGAAAATGTGCCCCCAGTGATCCCCACCCCTCACCACTACCTCTTGAGTGTTTATCGGCACAAGATCTTCTTTGTGGCTGTGATCCAGACAGAGGTTCCTCCACTCTTTGTCATTGAATTCCTTCATCGGGTTGTGGACACTTTTCAG GATTATTTTGGAGTCTGCTCTGAAGTAGTCATCAAGGACAATGTGGTGGTGGTCTATGAGGTACTAGAAGAAATGCTGGACAATGGATTTCCACTGGCTACCGAGTCCAACATCCTGAAGGAGCTGATCAAGCCTCCCACCATCTTGAGAACAGTTGTCAACACAATTACAG GAAGCACCAATGTAGGAGAACAACTCCCCACTGGACAGCTGTCTGTGGTGCCCTGGCGACGGACTGGCGTGAAATACACCAACAACGAGGCCTATTTTGATGTGATTGAGGAGATAGATGCCATCATTGACAAATCAG GTTCCACAATTACGGCTGAAATTCAAGGGGTGATCGATGCCTGTGTGAAACTGACTGGGATGCCAGATCTTACTCTCTCTTTTATG AATCCCAGGTTGCTGGATGATGTCAGCTTCCACCCTTGTGTGCGTTTCAAGCGCTGGGAATCGGAACGAATCCTCTCTTTCATCCCTCCAGATGGGAACTTCCGCCTGCTTTCCTATCATGTCAGTGCTCAGAA CCTGGTGGCCATCCCTGTTTATGTGAAGCACAACATCAGTTTCCGAGACAGCAGCTCATTGGGCCGCTTCGAGATCACAGTGGGTCCCAAACAGACGATGGGGAAGACTGTGGAGGGCGTGACAGTTGCCAGCCAGATGCCCAAAGGTGTCCTCAACATGACCCTTACACCTTCTCAGGGAACACACACCTTTGATCCTGTTACAAAG TTGCTGTCCTGGGATGTGGGCAAGATCAACCCCCAAAAGTTGCCAAGTTTGAAGGGGACGATGAGTCTCCAGGCGGGAGCCTCTAAGCCTGACGAGAACCCCACTATCAATCTTCACTTCAAAATCCAACAGCTGGCTATTTCTG GGTTGAAAGTGAATCGCCTGGACATGTATGGAGAGAAATATAAACCTTTCAAGGGGATCAAGTACATGACCAAGGCTGGGAAGTTCCAAGTCCGGACCTAG
- the PLAT gene encoding tissue-type plasminogen activator: protein MRLEQELFPLLLLLGAITTFQCQEFPVRVKRGARSRAICRDPSTQQIYQQRESWLRLVNSRVEYCRCESGRSRCHAVPVRACAQQQCYNRGICQQALYSPNHFICSCLPGFSGKQCEIDAEATCYKDAGVTYRGTWSTTESGADCLNWNISALVQKRYNGRRVDAMELGLGNHNYCRNPDGDTKPWCHVFKAGVYSREYCSISSCSTGKDNCVSGRGTEYRGSHSHTESGVTCLRWDSKILTNKFYTAWKTNAQQLGLGSHNYCRNPDNDTRPWCHILKGSQTHWEFCSVPACSTCGLRKQKEAQFRIKGGLYSNIQSHPWQAAIFVRYRRVRGEHFLCGGILINSCWVLSAAHCFAERFIVSRLKVVLGRTYRVIPEENEQQFQVEKYIMHENFDGNTYDNDIILLKLKTSSGECAKETDTVRTACLPEPGLKLPDWTECEISGYGKHEEFSPFYSERLKEGHVRLYPDSRCTPRQLSNRTVTENMLCAGDTRQLDDACKGDSGGPLVCLKDGHMNLIGIISWGDGCGKKDTPGVYTNVIRYLNWIQENMKP, encoded by the exons GAATTTCCTGTGCGTGTAAAAAGAGGAGCTCGATCAAGAG CCATATGTAGAGACCCATCAACCCAACAGATTTATCAGCAGAGGGAGAGCTGGCTTCGTCTAGTGAATAGCAGGGTCGAATACTGTCGGTGTGAGAGTGGCCGCAGCCGCTGCCATGCAGTGCCTGTCAGAG CCTGTGCGCAGCAACAGTGCTACAATAGGGGCATCTGCCAGCAAGCATTGTACTCCCCCAACCACTTCATCTGCTCCTGCCTCCCGGGCTTCTCTGGGAAGCAGTGTGAGATTG ATGCTGAAGCCACTTGTTACAAGGATGCAGGAGTTACTTATAGGGGGACGTGGAGCACAACTGAGAGTGGAGCCGATTGCTTAAACTGGAACATTAGTGCCTTGGTGCAGAAGCGGTACAATGGGCGCCGGGTGGACGCCATGGAGCTGGGGCTCGGCAATCACAACTACTGCCG AAATCCAGATGGGGACACTAAACCCTGGTGCCATGTTTTCAAAGCAGGAGTATATTCCAGGGAATATTGCAGCATCTCTTCCTGCTCCACAG GAAAGGACAACTGTGTTTCTGGAAGGGGCACCGAGTACCGAGGCAGCCACAGCCACACAGAATCTGGTGTAACTTGCCTGAGATGGGACTCCAAAATCCTTACTAACAAGTTCTACACAGCCTGGAAGACCAACGCGCAGCAACTAGGCCTTGGTAGCCACAACTACTGCCG GAATCCAGACAACGACACCAGACCATGGTGCCATATCCTGAAAGGCAGCCAGACTCACTGGGAATTCTGCAGTGTGCCAGCTTGCT CCACATGTGGATTGAGGAAGCAAAAAGAGGCCCAGTTCCGGATCAAAGGCGGTCTCTATTCAAACATCCAGTCGCACCCGTGGCAGGCAGCCATTTTTGTCAGATACCGGAGGGTACGTGGAGAACACTTTCTCTGTGGAGGGATCCTAATCAACTCCTGCTGGGTCCTCTCAGCAGCCCATTGTTTTGCAGAGAG GTTCATTGTCAGTCGCCTCAAGGTTGTGTTGGGTAGAACATACCGTGTGATCCCCGAAGAAAATGAGCAGCAGTTCCAAGTGGAGAAATACATTATGCACGAAAACTTTGACGGAAATACATACGACAATGATATCA ttTTGCTGAAACTTAAAACTAGCTCAGGAGAGTGTGCAAAGGAAACAGACACTGTTCGTACTGCCTGTCTCCCAGAGCCTGGGCTGAAACTGCCTGATTGGACAGAATGTGAGATCTCGGGCTATGGCAAACACGAGGAAT TTTCTCCCTTCTACTCGGAACGCCTGAAGGAAGGTCATGTGAGGCTTTATCCGGACAGCCGCTGCACACCCCGCCAACTCTCTAACAGGACTGTCACAGAGAACATGTTATGTGCAGGAGATACTAGACAGCTGGATGATGCCTGCAAG GGAGATTCTGGGGGGCCGCTGGTTTGTCTGAAAGATGGCCACATGAACCTCATTGGCATCATCAGCTGGGGTGACGGCTGTGGGAAGAAAGACACACCTGGTGTTTACACAAATGTGATTCGCTACCTGAACTGGATTCAGGAAAACATGAAGCCCTGA